The following coding sequences are from one Nicotiana tabacum cultivar K326 chromosome 1, ASM71507v2, whole genome shotgun sequence window:
- the LOC107783010 gene encoding glycine dehydrogenase (decarboxylating), mitochondrial, with protein sequence MERARKLANRAILKRLVSDSKQSRANEIPSSAALYRPSRYVSSLSPYTFQARNGNNMLHGKVGNFNRQQQHVRSISVEALKPSDTFPRRHNSATPQEQTQMAEFCGFSSLDSLIDATVPQSIRIESMKFSKFDEGLTEAQMIEHMSKLASMNKVFKSYIGMGYYNTFVPPVILRNIMENPAWYTQYTPYQAEISQGRLESLLNYQTMITDLTGLPMSNASLLDEGTAAAEAMAMCNNIFKGKKKTFLIASNCHPQTIDICKTRADGFGIKVETVDLKDIDYKSGDVCGVLVQYPGTEGEILDYGEFIKNAHAHGVKVVMASDLLALTMLKPPGEFGADIVVGSAQRFGVPMGYGGPHAAFLATSQEYKRMMPGRIIGVSVDSSGKPALRMAMQTREQHIRRDKATSNICTAQALLANMAAMYAVYHGPEGLKTIAQRVHGLAGTLAAGLKKLGTVEVQDLPFFDTVKVKCADAKAIADVAYKNEINLRVVDSNTITVAFDETTTLEDVDNLFKVFALGKPVTFTAQSIAQEVENLIPSGLVRETPYLTHQIFNSYHTEHELLRYLHKLQSKDLSLCHSMIPLGSCTMKLNATTEMMPVTWPNFTNIHPFAPTEQAAGYQEMFKDLGDLLCTITGFDSFSLQPNAGAAGEYAGLMVILAYHMARGDHHRNVCIIPVSAHGTNPASAAMCGMKIVAVGTDAKGNINIEELRKAAEANKDNLAALMVTYPSTHGVYEEGIDEICKIIHDNGGQVYMDGANMNAQVGLTSPGFIGADVCHLNLHKTFCIPHGGGGPGMGPIGVKKHLAPFLPSHPVVPTGGIPSPDKSEPLGTISAAPWGSALILPISYTYIAMMGSKGLTDASKIAILNANYMAKRLEKHYPVLFRGVNGTCAHEFIIDLRGFKSTAGIEPEDVAKRLIDYGFHGPTMSWPVPGTLMIEPTESESKAELDRFCDALISIREEIAQIEKGNADINNNVLKGAPHPPSMLMADAWVKPYSREYAAFPAPWLRNAKFWPTTARVDNVYGDRNLICTLLPVSQMVEEEAAANA encoded by the exons ATGGAGCGTGCTAGAAAATTGGCAAACAGGGCAATTCTGAAACGTTTGGTTTCAGACTCAAAACAGAGCCGTGCCAATGAAATCCCATCATCTGCAGCATTATACAGACCTTCAAGGTATGTTTCTTCATTATCACCTTACACATTTCAGGCTAGAAATGGTAACAATATGTTGCATGGAAAAGTTGGGAATTTCAATAGGCAACAACAACATGTTAGATCAATATCTGTTGAGGCATTGAAGCCAAGTGATACTTTCCCAAGGCGACACAACTCAGCCACCCCACAAGAACAAACCCAAATGGCTGAGTTTTGTGGGTTTTCAAGCCTTGATTCCCTTATTGATGCCACTGTCCCTCAATCTATCCGTATTGAATCCATGAAGTTTTCTAAGTTTGATGAGGGATTAACTGAGGCACAAATGATTGAGCACATGTCCAAATTAGCCTCAATGAATAAGGTTTTCAAGTCATATATTGGGATGGGATATTATAACACTTTTGTACCACCTGTTATTTTGAGGAATATTATGGAGAATCCTGCTTGGTATACTCAGTATACTCCTTATCAGGCTGAGATTTCGCAGGGACGTCTCGAGTCCCTGCTGAATTATCAGACCATGATTACAGATCTTACTGGTTTGCCAATGTCCAATGCATCTTTACTAGATGAAGGGACCGCGGCAGCTGAGGCTATGGCCATGTGTAATAATATTTTCaaggggaaaaagaaaacttTCCTTATTGCTAGCAATTGTCACCCTCAGACTATCGATATTTGTAAGACTAGAGCTGATGGATTTGGGATTAAGGTAGAGACTGTTGATCTTAAGGACATTGATTATAAATCTGGTGATGTTTGTGGGGTATTAGTTCAGTATCCGGGAACTGAAGGTGAAATCTTGGACTATGGGGAGTTTATTAAGAATGCACATGCTCATGGAGTGAAGGTTGTTATGGCATCGGATCTTTTGGCATTGACAATGTTGAAACCTCCTGGTGAATTTGGAGCAGATATTGTTGTTGGTTCTGCTCAGAGGTTTGGAGTGCCTATGGGTTATGGAGGCCCTCATGCGGCTTTCTTGGCAACTTCTCAAGAATACAAGAGAATGATGCCCGGAAGAATCATTGGTGTCAGTGTTGATTCTTCAGGGAAACCTGCTCTGCGTATGGCAATGCAAACCAGGGAACAGCACATCCGCAGAGACAAGGCTACAAGCAACATTTGTACAGCACAG GCCTTGCTTGCGAACATGGCTGCCATGTATGCAGTCTATCATGGACCGGAGGGGCTAAAAACCATTGCCCAACGTGTTCATGGTCTTGCCGGAACACTTGCTGCTGGGCTCAAAAAGCTAGGAACGGTAGAAGTTCAGGATCTTCCATTCTTTGACACTGTGAAGGTTAAGTGTGCTGATGCAAAAGCAATTGCTGATGTTGCTTACAAGAATGAAATTAACTTGAGGGTTGTGGACAGCAATACT ATAACTGTAGCTTTTGATGAAACTACTACCTTAGAAGACGTGGACAATCTATTTAAAGTATTTGCCTTGGGAAAGCCA GTCACGTTCACTGCTCAATCAATTGCCCAAGAAGTCGAGAATCTGATTCCTTCTGGACTTGTAAGGGAGACTCCATATTTGACTCACCAAATATTCAACTC GTACCATACTGAGCACGAGTTGCTGAGATACCTTCATAAGCTGCAATCGAAGGACCTTTCCCTGTGCCATAGCATGATTCCTTTGGGATCCTGCACAATGAAATTGAATGCCACAACAGAGATGATGCCAGTGACATGGCCTAACTTCACAAATATCCACCCTTTTGCGCCCACTGAACAGGCCGCTGGTTATCAG GAAATGTTCAAAGATTTGGGTGACCTATTGTGTACAATTACAGGTTTTGATTCCTTCTCCTTGCAGCCTAATGCTGGTGCTGCTGGAGAATATGCTGGGCTGATGGTTATTCTTGCCTATCATATG GCGAGGGGTGACCATCACCGCAATGTGTGCATCATTCCTGTGTCAGCTCATGGAACAAATCCTGCAAGTGCTGCTATGTGTGGGATGAAAATTGTTGCTGTTGGAACTGATGCAAAAGGAAACATTAATATCGAAGAGTTGAGGAAGGCTGCTGAGGCAAATAAGGATAACCTTGCTGCTCTCATG GTTACATACCCATCAACACATGGAGTCTATGAGGAAGGAATCGATGAGATATGTAAGATAATCCATGACAATGGTGGTCAGGTGTACATGGATGGAGCTAACATGAATGCTCAG GTAGGTCTTACAAGTCCCGGCTTTATCGGTGCTGATGTTTGTCATCTGAATCTACATAAGACATTCTGCATTCCTCATGGTGGAGGAGGTCCTGGAATGGGCCCCATTGGTGTGAAGAAGCACCTTGCACCATTTTTGCCATCACACCCTGTG GTTCCAACTGGAGGGATCCCATCCCCCGACAAGAGTGAGCCACTTGGTACTATTTCTGCTGCACCCTGGGGTTCAGCACTTATTTTGCCGATTTCATATACCTACATTGCAATGATGGGGTCTAAGGGACTTACAGATGCATCAAAGATAGCTATCCTGAATGCGAACTACATGGCTAAGCGTTTGGAg AAGCATTACCCAGTTCTCTTCCGAGGTGTCAATGGAACATGTGCCCACGAGTTTATCATTGACCTGAGGGGCTTTAAG AGTACTGCTGGAATAGAACCTGAAGATGTTGCTAAACGTCTTATAGACTATGGATTCCATGGACCTACAATGTCTTGGCCAGTTCCTGGTACACTTATGATTGAACCTACTGAAAGTGAAAGCAAG GCGGAACTAGACAGGTTTTGTGATGCACTCATCTCCATCAGAGAAGAAATCGCTCAGATTGAGAAAGGGAATGCTGATATTAACAACAATGTTCTTAAG GGGGCTCCTCATCCACCATCAATGCTCATGGCAGATGCATGGGTGAAACCATATTCTCGGGAATATGCTGCATTCCCTGCTCCCTGGCTAAGGAATGCCAAATTCTGGCCAACAACAG CACGAGTGGACAATGTGTATGGAGATCGCAACCTCATCTGCACCCTTCTTCCAGTATCACAAATGGTGGAAGAAGAAGCTGCAGCAAATGCTTAA